Within the Flavobacterium sp. CG_23.5 genome, the region AGAGAATGGGTAGATTATGATGCTGTAAAAGATAACGTGACCAGTATAGACGATATAAAAGTGGCACTTGAAGCTGCTGTTCATAGACAATTGATGAGTGATGTGCCTTATGGGGTCTTGCTTTCGGGAGGTTTGGATTCATCGATTACGTCGGCTGTAGCCAAAAAATATGCGCAAAAACGTATCGAGTCAGGTGATGTTGCCGATGCTTGGTATCCACAATTGCACTCTTTCTCTGTAGGATTAGAAGGTTCTCCTGATTTAGCCGCAGCTCGTGTTGTAGCGGATCATATTGGAACCATTCATCACGAAATTAAATTCACTATTCAAGAAGGTTTAGATGCTATTCGCGATGTGATTTACAATCTTGAAACGTATGATGTGACTACTGTTAGAGCATCAACACCAATGTGGTTAATGGCAAGAGTTATTAAATCAATGGGGATTAAAATGGTATTGTCCGGTGAAGGTGCCGATGAGTTATTTGGAGGATATTTATATTTCCATAAAGCACCAAATGCGAGAGAATTTCATGAAGAAACCGTTCGTAAATTAAGCAAATTGCACATGTACGATTGTTTGCGTGCAAACAAAAGTTTAGCAGCTTGGGGAATTGAAGGACGTGTGCCATTTTTGGACAAAGAATTCATGGATGTAGCGATGAGAGTTAATCCACAAGACAAAATGATTAATAGCGAACATCCAATGGAGAAGTGGGTGGTTCGTAAGGCTTTTGAAGAGATGTTGCCTCCAAGTGTAGCTTGGAGACAAAAAGAACAGTTTAGTGATGGAGTTGGATATAGCTGGATCGATACTTTGAAAGAAGTGGTTGCTAAAGAAGTTTCTGATGAGCAATTGTTAAATGCCAAATTCAAGTTTCCTTTGCAAACGCCAACTTCTAAAGAAGAGTATTACTATCGTTCCATCTTTGCGGAACATTTTCCTAGTGATGCAGCCGCATTATGTGTGCCTCAAGAAGCAAGTGTAGCCTGTAGTACAAAAATCGCTTTAGAATGGGATGAAGCATTCAAAAACATGAATGATCCTTCAGGAAGAGCTGTTGCTAGTGTTCATGACGATGCCTATGTAAAAGCATAAGATAATTTTTTAAAAGTTTATAATTAAGGAAACGCTCTCATTTTTTGGGGGCGTTTTTTCTTTGTTTACCGATTCCTAAAATAAGTTGCTGTACTCGGAATTTTAATAATAGAAGACCAAGAGTGTTGATAAGCAAGTGCGGTTTATGAGACAAAAGGAATAAGTCTTGCATATTGTAATTTTTGTCTAAATTGGGGTTTTTGATTGTTTATTGTAACTTAATTGTGATTTTGTGTTTTGTTATTGTAACTATTGATGCATATTTGTATTGTCACAATAAACAGGAATGTTAAAAATAGAATAGTTATGTGTGGAATATTAGCCATTATTGGAAAGGGAAAAGAGGAGCAAATAGTTCGAGAGCTTTCAAAACGGATGTCACATCGTGGACCGGATGAAAGCGATTTACATGTTATGGAAAACGGGCATATATTAAGTCATGAACGTTTGTCTATCATCGATCTGCATTCCGGAAAACAACCAATAAAAGGTACGAAAACCGCTTACATGGTTCATAATGGTGAAATCTACAATCATCAGGAATTGAGAGATGGTATTTTAAAAGAGCATACTTTTAGAACTAAATCGGATTCGGAAGTAATTGTACATTTATATGAAGAATTTGGTTATGATTTTTGTAACATGCTTGATGGTGACTGGGCTTTTGTTGTTGTAGATGGAAATGATTTTATAGCGGCTAGAGACCCATTGGGAGTAAAACCTTTGTATTATGGTTTGGACCAAAGAGGAAGAATTTATTTTTCTTCTGAAATGAAACCTATTGCTGACCAATGCACAACATTTTCTACTTTTCCTCCAGCACATTATTACACTAAAAAAACGGGTTTTGTAAAATACTACAAACCGGAATATGAAGATTATTTAAAAGCTGACCAAGAGTTAGATTTAGATTTAATCCGAGAAACGTTGACCGAAGCTACGCGTAAGCGGTTAATGAGTGATGTGCCTATTGGAGTGTTGCTTTCGGGAGGATTAGACTCTTCATTGACATCAGCGATTGCTTCCCGGTTATTGGCGGAAAGCGGTAAAAAATTACAGTCATTCTCTATCGGATTAAATGCTGATGCGCCAGATGCAAAAGCAGCAAAAAAAGTGGCCGAATTTTTAGGAACGGAACACCATGAAATTCATTTTACAATCGAAGAAGGGATTGAAATCTTGGATAAATTGATTTGGCACCTTGAAACGTATGATGTAACATCGATACGAGCGAGCGCGCCAATGTATTTCTTGTCGAAGGCGATTGCGGACCTAGGAATAAAAGTAGTGCTTTCGGGAGAAGGAGCAGATGAGATTTTTGGAGGATATTTGTATTTTAGAAATGCACCATCAGCAGTAGAATTTCAAAAAGAAACAATTGAGAGAGTCCAAAAATTATTTACTGCCGATTTATTAAGAGCGGACAAATCAACAATGGCCCATGGTTTAGAAACTAGAGTGCCGTTTTTAGACAAAGCATTCTTAGATTTGGCCGTTCGTATCAAAGCAGTAGAGAAAATGCCTAAAACGTACGACGGTAAAGAAAAATATATTTTGAGAAAAGCTTTCGATACGCCAAACGATCCGTATTTGCCAGAGGAAGTATTGTGGAGACAAAAAGAGCAGTTTTCAGATGGAGTAGGGTATCAGTGGATCAATCAATTGATTGAATATTGTTGTTCTAAAGTAACTGATGAGGAATTAGCAGGTGCCGCAGCTGAATTTCCTTATAACTCCCCAACTACTAAGGAAGCTTATTTATATAGGAAGATTTTTAATAAACATTACCCGCAAGTAAGTGCGGCACAAACGGTTAGAAAATGGATTCCAAAATGGCAGGAAAACCAAGATCCAAGCGGAAGAGCTAATGCTGCACACGTAAAACCGGATACGGAAATTGCTAAATAAGAAGTTGTTGTTGAATAAAAAACAGCAATAGCATAGCAATTTCAATCTCAATTAGATTATAATAATTTCAAATTTCCAAAATAGCATTTTTTTTATGTTTGTTTTGGAAATTTGTTTTTTATACTAAGTTTGATTTTTTTTATTTTTTTTGAAATTGAAATTGATTTTTGAAATTGCTATTTTCCTAACAAATGTTAATAACTTAAGTGCTTAAAATGTGATTTTAACGGTTATATAAATTGTGTTTTTATATATTTGCGTGTTAGACAAAAATTACATTTTTTTAGATTAAAATATATGAGCGAAGAAATCAAGAAGGACAATTATTCAGCAGATAGTATTCAAGCATTAGAAGGAATGGAGCACGTAAGAATGCGTCCATCGATGTATATTGGAGATGTAGGTGTTCGAGGACTGCATCATTTAGTTTATGAAGTGGTAGATAACTCTATTGATGAGGCAATGGGTGGGCATTGTGATACAATAATAGTTGATATAAATGAAGACGGATCTGTTTCTGTTGAAGATAATGGACGTGGTATTCCAGTAGGAATTCATAAAAAAGAAGGAGTTTCGGCCCTAGAAGTCGTAATGACTAAAATTGGTGCCGGAGGAAAATTTGATAAGGATTCTTATAAAGTTTCTGGAGGGCTTCACGGTGTTGGGGTGTCGGTGGTAAATGCATTGTCGAATCACCTTATAGCAACAGTTCATAGCAGTGATGGTAAAATATACCAACAAGAATACGAAAAAGGAAAAGCGCTTTATCCGGTAAAACAAATTGGAGAAACTACAAAAAGAGGAACAATTGTTACTTTTTATCCAGATGATTCTATTTTCACTCAGACAATTGAGTTTTCATACGATACTTTAGCGGCTCGTATGCGTGAATTGTCATACCTTAATAAAGGAATTACAATCACTTTTACTGATAAAAGAGAGGTCGATAAAGACGGAAATTTTGTTTCTGAAGTTTTTCATTCTGATGAAGGATTGAAAGAATACATTCGTTATTTGGATGGAAATCGTGAGCCAATTATTGCACACGTTATTTCTATGGATAATGAAAAAGGAGAAATTCCGGTTGAGGTTGCCTTGATTTATAATACAAGTTATACCGAAAACATTTTTTCTTACGTAAACAATATCAATACGCACGAAGGAGGAACGCACTTGCAAGGTTTTAGAACGGGTCTAACAAGATCTTTGAAGAAATATGCTGATGCATCCGGAATGTTAGATAAATTGAAATTTGATATTTCAGGAGATGACTTTCGTGAAGGACTTACGGCTATTATTTCGGTAAAAGTTGCTGAACCGCAATTTGAAGGACAAACGAAAACTAAACTTGGAAATAGAGAAGTAGTTTCACCGGTAAGTCAAGCGGTGAGTGAAATGATTGAAAATTATTTGGAAGAAAATCCAAATGACGCTCGTATTATTGTTCAAAAAGTTATTCTTGCGGCACAAGCCCGTCACGCAGCCAAAAAAGCGCGTGAAATGGTGCAACGTAAAACCGTAATGGGTGGAGGTGGATTACCAGGAAAACTTTCTGATTGTTCCGAGCAAGATCCTGCAAAATGTGAAGTATATCTTGTCGAGGGAGATTCGGCAGGTGGAACAGCTAAGCAAGGTCGTGACCGTGCATTTCAGGCTATTTTGCCATTGCGTGGTAAGATTTTGAATGTGGAAAAAGCAATGCATCACAAAGTTTTTGAAAACGAAGAGATTAGAAATATTTTTACTGCACTTGGAGTTACAATAGGAACTGCGGAGGATAGTAAAGCATTGAATATAGAAAAATTACGTTACCATAAAGTAATTATTATGTGTGATGCCGATGTCGATGGTAGTCATATTTCTACTTTGATTTTGACATTCTTCTTTAGATTTATGAAAGAATTAATCGAAGAAGGTCACGTATATATTGCTGCCCCTCCTTTGTATTTAGTTAAAAAAGGAAACAAGAAAGAATACGCATGGAATGACGTTCAACGTGATCAGGCAAATGAAAGAATGGGCGGAAGCGCAGGAATTCAACGTTATAAAGGTCTTGGGGAGATGAATGCGGAACAACTTTGGGAAACAACAATGGATCCTGGTTTTAGAACGTTACGTCAGGTAACAATCGACAGTTTAGCCGAAGCAGATAGAGTTTTCTCTATGTTAATGGGTGATGAGGTGCCACCGAGAAGAGATTTTATTGAGAAAAATGCAGTATATGCTAAGATTGATGCGTAAACTAAGATTAATCACTATTTTTTTTTAGAATGAATTAATGATTAACAGAATAAAAAAATAACCAAATAACCAAATTAACAAATAATCGAATAAACTATAAAATATGAAAGTTACCATTATAGGAGCAGGAAATGTAGGTGCAACCTGCGCAGACGTAATTTCTTATAGAGGAATTGCAAGCGAAGTAGTATTATTGGACATCAGAGAAGGTTTTGCTGAAGGTAAAGCTTTGGATATTATGCAATGTGCTACAAATACAGGTTTTAATACTAAAGTGTCGGGTGTTACAAATGATTATTCAAAAACGGCAGGAAGTGATGTAGTAGTAATTACATCAGGAATCCCTAGAAAACCGGGAATGACACGTGAGGAATTAATAGGCATCAATGCAGGAATTGTAAAAACAGTTGCTGAAAATGTGTTGAAACATTCGCCAGATACCATTATTGTGGTAGTTTCTAATCCTATGGATACAATGACTTATTTAGCATTGAAATCTACTGGATTGCCAAAAAACAGAATCATTGGAATGGGTGGAGCGTTAGATAGTTCTCGTTTTAGAACGTATTTATCTTTGGCTTTAGACAAACCGGCAAATGACATTTCGGCAATGGTGATTGGTGGACACGGTGATACAACTATGATTCCTTTAACTAGATTGGCTTCATATAATGGAATTCCGGTATCTCAATTTCTTTCAGAAGAAGCATTGAATAAAGTTGCTGCTGATACTATGGTTGGAGGAGCAACACTTACAGGACTTTTAGGAACTTCTGCTTGGTATGCTCCTGGAGCTTCAGTTGCTTTTTTAGTGGATAGTATATTGAATGACCAAAAGAAAATGATTGCTTGTTCTGTTTTTGTTGAAGGGGAATATGGCCAAAATGATATTTGCATAGGTGTTCCTTGTATCATTGGTAAAAATGGGGTAGAAGAAATTCTTGATATTGAACTAAATGACCAGGAGAAAGCATTATTTGCTAAAAGCGCTGATGCAGTTAGACAAATGAATGATGCATTAAAATCGATATTAGAATAATATTTTAATTATAAAATAGGGAAGACTGCATTATTGCAGTCTTTTTCATGAGATTAATCCATAAATAATTTGTTAATCTTAACCTAAATTATATATTTGCTCGGTTTAAAAAAATGATGTAATTCGAAATGTTGTTTTTTAGTAGTAAAAATCGATGTCAGGACTATGTTTTATTGGGATAAAACAAAAATAAATAAATAAAAATAATTAATTTTTAGTAATAATGCAGAATAAAGGACTTATTAAATTTTTCGCAATTCTATTTGCATTGGTGAGTATTTACCAACTTTCTTTCACTTTTGTTTCAAGCAAAGTAAAAAATGATGCAAAATCTTTTGCTGGTGGAAATCCTGAAAAAGAAGTTAAATATTTGGATTCCATTGGAAAAGAAAAAGTATTTAATCTTGGATTTACTGACTTTACTTTTAATGAAGTGAGTGACAAACAAATCAATAAAGGTCTTGACTTAGAAGGTGGTATTAATGTAACACTTCAAATTTCGGTTAAAGACATATTGAAAGGATTATCTAATAATTCTAAAAATCCAGTTTTCAATAAATCGTTGGCGGATGCCACTGCAAATTTAGAAGGGAATAAATCATATTTAGATAAATTTTTTGATGCTTTCGAAACTAATTCAAAAGGATCGGTAAAATTAGCTTCCCCAGATATTTTTGCAAATAGAAGTTTGCAAGGTGAAGGTGGTGTAGATTTTCAAATGACAGATGCGCAAGTACAAAAAGTAATCAAAAGAAAAGTTGATGAATCTGTAGAGAGTGCTTTTGGAGTATTAAGAAAACGTATCGATAAATTTGGAGTTACTCAACCTAATATTCAAAAATTAGGAGAATCTGGAAGAATTCTTGTAGAACTTCCTGGTGCTAAAGATGTAGATAGAATTAAAAAATTATTGCAAAGTACCGCTCAATTAGAATTTTGGGAAACTTATAAAATTGAAGAGATAGGTAACTTTTTAATGGCAGCAAATGAGTCTTTGAAAAAAACTGAAATAGCTAAAACTGAAATTAAAACTGTTGCTAAAGATTCTTTGAGTGCTTTATTGACTGATGGAAAAGATTCAACAGCGACAAAGAAAGGAAATAATCCTTTACTTGATAAAATGATTGGTCAAGGTGGTGGACCAGTTCTTGGTCTTTTCTCACCAAAAGATACTGCAGTTGTCAATGGATATTTGAAAAGAGCAGATATTAGAGTTTTATTAGCAGGAGATCAACGTTATGCTAAATTTGTTTGGGGTATTCCTTCAGCAATTAAAGATGCAAAAGGAAAAGATGTTGATGCAGTAGAATTATATGCATTAAAAGGAAATAGAGATAATATTCCTGCAATGGGTGGTGGAGTTGTTACTGATGCAAAAGATACTTTTGATCAATCAGGAAAACCAGCTGTGTCTATGCAAATGAATAACCAAGGTGCAAAAGCTTGGGAAGAATTAACAGGTAGAGCATTTACTCAAAAAAGCAATATTGCTATTGTTTTGGATGATATTGTATATTCTGCACCAGGGGTTTCTAGCGGACCAATTGCTGGAGGTAGATCTGAAATTTCAGGAACTTTTGATGTTACACAAACTAAAGATTTAGCCAATGTTTTAAGAGCAGGTAAATTACCAGCTGCAGCAGATATTGTTCAATCAGAAGTGGTAGGACCATCCTTAGGTCAAGAAGCAATTGATAACGGTACAAATTCTGCGCTTGTTGGATTATTATTAGTATCACTTTGGATGATTGTTTACTACGGTAAAGCAGGTTGGTATGCAAATATCGCTTTAGCAGTTAACTTATTATTCTTGTTTGGAATTCTTGCAAGTTTAGGTGCTGTTCTTACATTGCCAGGTATTGCCGGTATTGTATTGACAATGGGTACGGCAGTAGATGCGAATATCATTATATATGAAAGAGCGAAAGAAGAATTACGTGCGGGTAAAACACTAGGTGAAGCTGTTGAAACTTCATATAGCTGGAAAGGGGCGATGCGTTCTATTGTAGATGCAAACGTTACGCATATTTTAATTGGAACTGTATTATTTATTTTTGGTTCAGGACCAATAAAAGGTTTTGCTACAACATTATTGATAGGTATCGTTACCTCTTTATTTACTTCTATATTTATTGCAAGAATTTTTATTGACAGAAATATAGCTGGAAAAAATGATTTAACTTTTGTTACAGGATTTTCTAAAAATTTCTTTACAAACTTTCATTTTGATTTCTTAGGTATTAAAAAATGGACTTATGCTTTCTCTGCAATAGTAGTTGTAGTTAGTGTTATTTCATTATTCACAAATAAATTAGATCAAGGTGTAGATTTCGTTGGAGGAAGAACTTTCCAAGTTCGTTTTGAGAAGCCGGTAGTAGCAGAAGATGTGAAAGCCGAATTGACTAAAGTATTTGGTAGTGCCGAAGCAAAAATATTTGGTAACGATAATCAATTGAAGATTACTACAAAATATAAAGTGGAAGAGCATGGAGTTAAAGCAGATGAAGAAGTAAACAGATTATTGTATAATAGTTTAAAGCACCATTTTTCAGCTGGACTAACCTATGATAGTTTTGTAAAAACGTCTGAAGGTAAAAAACTAGGTATTGTACAGGCTTCAAAAGTTGGACCTACAGTAGCTGAGGATA harbors:
- the gyrB gene encoding DNA topoisomerase (ATP-hydrolyzing) subunit B, with product MSEEIKKDNYSADSIQALEGMEHVRMRPSMYIGDVGVRGLHHLVYEVVDNSIDEAMGGHCDTIIVDINEDGSVSVEDNGRGIPVGIHKKEGVSALEVVMTKIGAGGKFDKDSYKVSGGLHGVGVSVVNALSNHLIATVHSSDGKIYQQEYEKGKALYPVKQIGETTKRGTIVTFYPDDSIFTQTIEFSYDTLAARMRELSYLNKGITITFTDKREVDKDGNFVSEVFHSDEGLKEYIRYLDGNREPIIAHVISMDNEKGEIPVEVALIYNTSYTENIFSYVNNINTHEGGTHLQGFRTGLTRSLKKYADASGMLDKLKFDISGDDFREGLTAIISVKVAEPQFEGQTKTKLGNREVVSPVSQAVSEMIENYLEENPNDARIIVQKVILAAQARHAAKKAREMVQRKTVMGGGGLPGKLSDCSEQDPAKCEVYLVEGDSAGGTAKQGRDRAFQAILPLRGKILNVEKAMHHKVFENEEIRNIFTALGVTIGTAEDSKALNIEKLRYHKVIIMCDADVDGSHISTLILTFFFRFMKELIEEGHVYIAAPPLYLVKKGNKKEYAWNDVQRDQANERMGGSAGIQRYKGLGEMNAEQLWETTMDPGFRTLRQVTIDSLAEADRVFSMLMGDEVPPRRDFIEKNAVYAKIDA
- the asnB gene encoding asparagine synthase B; translated protein: MCGILAIIGKGKEEQIVRELSKRMSHRGPDESDLHVMENGHILSHERLSIIDLHSGKQPIKGTKTAYMVHNGEIYNHQELRDGILKEHTFRTKSDSEVIVHLYEEFGYDFCNMLDGDWAFVVVDGNDFIAARDPLGVKPLYYGLDQRGRIYFSSEMKPIADQCTTFSTFPPAHYYTKKTGFVKYYKPEYEDYLKADQELDLDLIRETLTEATRKRLMSDVPIGVLLSGGLDSSLTSAIASRLLAESGKKLQSFSIGLNADAPDAKAAKKVAEFLGTEHHEIHFTIEEGIEILDKLIWHLETYDVTSIRASAPMYFLSKAIADLGIKVVLSGEGADEIFGGYLYFRNAPSAVEFQKETIERVQKLFTADLLRADKSTMAHGLETRVPFLDKAFLDLAVRIKAVEKMPKTYDGKEKYILRKAFDTPNDPYLPEEVLWRQKEQFSDGVGYQWINQLIEYCCSKVTDEELAGAAAEFPYNSPTTKEAYLYRKIFNKHYPQVSAAQTVRKWIPKWQENQDPSGRANAAHVKPDTEIAK
- the mdh gene encoding malate dehydrogenase, whose amino-acid sequence is MKVTIIGAGNVGATCADVISYRGIASEVVLLDIREGFAEGKALDIMQCATNTGFNTKVSGVTNDYSKTAGSDVVVITSGIPRKPGMTREELIGINAGIVKTVAENVLKHSPDTIIVVVSNPMDTMTYLALKSTGLPKNRIIGMGGALDSSRFRTYLSLALDKPANDISAMVIGGHGDTTMIPLTRLASYNGIPVSQFLSEEALNKVAADTMVGGATLTGLLGTSAWYAPGASVAFLVDSILNDQKKMIACSVFVEGEYGQNDICIGVPCIIGKNGVEEILDIELNDQEKALFAKSADAVRQMNDALKSILE
- the asnB gene encoding asparagine synthase B, encoding MCGIVCAFDLKQKVDVLRPQVLEMSKLIRHRGPDWSGIFSNDKVILSHERLAIVDPASGKQPLFSQDKNLVLAANGEIYNHRELRKQFEGKYTFQTESDCEVILALYKEKGVHFIDELNGIFGFAIYDVEKDEYFIARDHMGIIPLYIGWDKNGTFYVASELKALEGYCTKIQLFPPGHYMSSKDGEFVQWYKREWVDYDAVKDNVTSIDDIKVALEAAVHRQLMSDVPYGVLLSGGLDSSITSAVAKKYAQKRIESGDVADAWYPQLHSFSVGLEGSPDLAAARVVADHIGTIHHEIKFTIQEGLDAIRDVIYNLETYDVTTVRASTPMWLMARVIKSMGIKMVLSGEGADELFGGYLYFHKAPNAREFHEETVRKLSKLHMYDCLRANKSLAAWGIEGRVPFLDKEFMDVAMRVNPQDKMINSEHPMEKWVVRKAFEEMLPPSVAWRQKEQFSDGVGYSWIDTLKEVVAKEVSDEQLLNAKFKFPLQTPTSKEEYYYRSIFAEHFPSDAAALCVPQEASVACSTKIALEWDEAFKNMNDPSGRAVASVHDDAYVKA
- the secDF gene encoding protein translocase subunit SecDF; protein product: MQNKGLIKFFAILFALVSIYQLSFTFVSSKVKNDAKSFAGGNPEKEVKYLDSIGKEKVFNLGFTDFTFNEVSDKQINKGLDLEGGINVTLQISVKDILKGLSNNSKNPVFNKSLADATANLEGNKSYLDKFFDAFETNSKGSVKLASPDIFANRSLQGEGGVDFQMTDAQVQKVIKRKVDESVESAFGVLRKRIDKFGVTQPNIQKLGESGRILVELPGAKDVDRIKKLLQSTAQLEFWETYKIEEIGNFLMAANESLKKTEIAKTEIKTVAKDSLSALLTDGKDSTATKKGNNPLLDKMIGQGGGPVLGLFSPKDTAVVNGYLKRADIRVLLAGDQRYAKFVWGIPSAIKDAKGKDVDAVELYALKGNRDNIPAMGGGVVTDAKDTFDQSGKPAVSMQMNNQGAKAWEELTGRAFTQKSNIAIVLDDIVYSAPGVSSGPIAGGRSEISGTFDVTQTKDLANVLRAGKLPAAADIVQSEVVGPSLGQEAIDNGTNSALVGLLLVSLWMIVYYGKAGWYANIALAVNLLFLFGILASLGAVLTLPGIAGIVLTMGTAVDANIIIYERAKEELRAGKTLGEAVETSYSWKGAMRSIVDANVTHILIGTVLFIFGSGPIKGFATTLLIGIVTSLFTSIFIARIFIDRNIAGKNDLTFVTGFSKNFFTNFHFDFLGIKKWTYAFSAIVVVVSVISLFTNKLDQGVDFVGGRTFQVRFEKPVVAEDVKAELTKVFGSAEAKIFGNDNQLKITTKYKVEEHGVKADEEVNRLLYNSLKHHFSAGLTYDSFVKTSEGKKLGIVQASKVGPTVAEDIKTNAYWAVLGAMLIVFLYLLISFRKWQYGLGAIAAVAHDVIFVLGIYSLCYKFMPFGMEIDQHFIAAILTVIGYSMNDTVIVFDRVREFLDGKTKGTFAEIVNKSINSTMSRTINTSLTMIGVLFIMFIFGGESIRGFIFAMLVGIIVGTYSSLFIATPVLVDTISKEDKKLIEQHHQES